The following nucleotide sequence is from Rhizobium etli CFN 42.
CTTTCTGCCTGTTCCTCGCCGCCTGCAGCCAGGACGTGCTGACGGGACTCGATCAGCGCGATGCGCTGGATGCTCAGGTCCTGCTCGAACGCGCCGGCATCTCCGTCACCATGAGGAGCGAAAAGGGCGGGACCTATGCGATCGCCGCTGAATCAGCCGATCATGCCCGGGCGATCGAGTTGCTGGCGGGCGCCGGTCTGCCGCGTCAGTCGTTCGGAAATGTCGCCGAACTCTTTCCCGGCAACGGCTTCCTTGTGACGCCTTACGAACAAAAAGCCCGGATGAGCTACGCCATCGAGCAGCAGCTTGCCGAAACGCTTTCGGGGCTTGACGGCGTGGCGACGGCGCGCGTCCATGTGGTGCTGCCGGAGGAAAACGGCCGCGGGCTCATCAAGGAAAAGGCGAGGGCGGCGGCCGTGTTGCAATATCGCCCCGGCGCCAATCTCAACGAGATCGACATGAAAAGCCGGTCCGTTCTGGTCAACAGCATCCGTGATCTCTCTTACGAAGATGTCTCGGTGGTGGTCAGCCCCTGGTCGGAGGTCGGCGCGCCGGCGGCCCCGCCGGCAACGGCAGCATCGGCCCCGGCGGCAACCGTGACGCCGGCACCCGCCGCAGCGCCATTCTCGATGGTGCAAAGCGCTCTCTCGGCTTTCAAGGCCCCCAATCTGGCCGTGATCGGCGCAATTATCCTCGCCATCGGGGCATGCCTGCTGCTGCTGTTGCCGCAGCGGAAGGAGCGCTGAGCATGCGCACGCCGCGTTCGGACGGCGAGGCGATCTCGGATGCGGCGAGGATCCGCAGGGCAGCGCTGCTTTCCGCGGATATGCTGACGGCCGCCCGATGGGATGGGACCGCGCCGCTCCTTGCCGATGGGTCTACCCTGTCGCGGCGGCTGCACCGGCGGCTTTTCACGGAGATCGCAGAAGCCCATGGCGACCCCGCCACATTTACCGACGGCGCCCGCCGCCTGATTTCCATGGACGCGGACGGACTCTCAAAGGCCGCGTTCCGGGCGGGCTTCGCCTATCATCTCGCAGCCTTCTGCCCCGCGGTCGATCGCCCGACCCTTGCGAGGCTCAGGGCCGCCTACGGCGAGGAAGCGGTCGCATTCGCCCTCGGCCACATCAATCTTTCCACGGCAACGCCGCCGCTTGATCTGTTGAGCGAGCAGGCAAGGCATGTCGTCGAGGCCGATGGCTGGTCGATGCTGACGCTTCTGGCAGACGAATATCGGATCTCTGCGGCATGGCGGTGGGCGGGCTGGCGCGACATGGCCGAAAACGGCTCGGCTTCCCTGTTGAAGAGCCCGGCGCTCGTTCTGGCGACGGCCGCCGTCGACGAGGTCGCCTCCACACAGGAAGGCGCCGGACGATGAGCTCGGGATTTGCACGCCACGACCGCATCATTCCGGCGGAAAACTTCGGCCAGATCAGGGAGGCGGCGCAAATTCTGGCGGCTGCCCGCCAGGACGCCGCCCAATCCCAGGCCACACTTGCAGCCGCCAGCGAGCAGGCCGCCCAATACGGCTATCGCGACGGGTTCGAACAGGGCGTTCGTGATGCCGCCGCACGGCTTGCCGCCTCGCTCGGAAAAGCCGAACAGGAGATTGCCAATCTCGACAGCTGGGTCGAGGCGGTGGTTCTGAAATCGGTCGGATTGATCCTCGGATCGATGGAGGCCGACGAACGCACCAGGCGATTGGTCCGCCACGCCATATCCCAGACCGCAGAGGCCCAGGAGATCGCCCTCCATGTCGCCCCCGAGGATGCCGCCATGATCGCCCAGGCAATTGCGGATATCGATCATCGCATCACTATCGAAACGGATCCGCTGATGTCTGCCGGCGAGATCGTCCTGGAGACATCGGCGGGACGAAGCCAGATCGGCTTGAAAGACCAGCTCGCCACCGTGATCGAGGCCCTCGTCCATGGCTGACGCATTGCTTCGCATGGAGCGGACGCTCGAACAGACGGACGTGCGGCGGCAGAGCGGCCGCGTGACGAGTGTTTCGGGCCTGCTGGTGCGGGCGCTCATCCCCTCGGTTCGGATCGGCGAGCTCTGCGAACTGCATGAGCCGGGCAGGGGCCGCATCGGCCTCGCCGATGTCGTCGGTATCGACGGCGAGACGGCACTTCTCTCGCTTCACGGCGAAACCCGCGGCATCTCCCAGCGCACGGAAATCGTCCCGACCGGCCGGGAGCCGGCGATCTCTGTCGGCAACTTCCTGCTCGGCGCGGTCGTCGATGCGCACGGCAACGTCCTGCGTCCCTCCGCCAATCCGGCCGGCGATGACGCGCGTTTCCTGCAGCCGCTCTACGGCCAGCCGGTCAACCCCTTGTCGCGCCGTCCCATCCGCCAGCCGTTCACCTCGGGGATTGCCGCCCTGGACGGATTGCTGACCTGCGGGCAGGGCCAGCGCATCGGTATTTTCGGCGCGCCCGGCGCCGGCAAGTCGACGTTGGTGTCCCAGATCGTCGCCAACAACAAGGCCGATGTGATCGTCTGCGCGCTGGTGGGGGAACGCGGACGCGAGGTCGGCGAATTCGTTGCCGACAACATGCCGGAAGGCGTTGCCTCGAATGTGGCGCTGGTTCTGGCGACATCGGATCGCCCGGCGCTGGAGCGGTTCAAGGCGGTGATGACGGCAACGGCGATCGCCGAATATTTTCGCGAGCAGGGAAAACATGTGCTGCTCGTCATCGACAGCGTCACCCGCATGGCCCGCGCCTTGCGCGAAGTCGGGCTTGCTGCCGGCGAACCGCCGGTGCGGCGCGGCTTTCCGCCTTCCGTATTCGCCGTCTTGCCGCAGATCTTCGAGCGCGCCGGCAACAGCGCAAACGGCACGATGACGGCTTTCTATACGGTCCTCGTCGAAGGCGAAGAGCAGGACGATCCGATCGCCGAAGAAACCAGGTCGCTGCTGGACGGCCATATCGTGCTCTCTGACAAGATTGCCAGGGCGGGCAATTTTCCGGCGATCGATGTGCTGGCCAGCCGAAGCCGGACGATGAGCGCGGTGGTGAGCGAGAGCCATCGCCAGGCAGCCGACAGGCTGCGCGCCCTGCTGGCCCTCTATGACGAGGTGGAACTGCTGATCCGCGTCGGCGAATATCGCCAGGGGCGCGATGCCGCCGTCGACGAGGCCGTCGCCAAACACGGGCTCATCCAGCGCTTCCTGTTTGACGGCCAGGGCAAGCCGCAGCCGTTCGGCGCGATCGTCGAAGCGCTCGAGGAGCTTGTCCGATGAATATCGCCGCGCCCGCATGGCCCGACTCATCGATGGCCGGGAGCTTCTTTTCCCGTTCCGGCACGACGATGCGCGCCGCCTGGCAAATTCCGGTCCGGGAGCAGACGCTTTCCGTTCGCCCGCTGTCCCCCGATATCGCGGCCACGCGGATCGCCGATCCTGTCGGCATTCTCTGCCGCGTCGGCGAGCAGGATCAGATGCTGATTGCTTCGGCCGGAGCATTGCGGCTGCTGGCCGAAAGGCTGGAACCGCTGCTGCTCTGGGAAAAACTGTCACCGCATGAAAAGGCGGCGGTGGTGGAACATCAGTTCGCCGAGGCCTTCGAGGCAATCGAGAACAAGATCGGCATCGGCCTTTCGCTGCTGGAGATCGGCGCGCAGCCGGAGCCGGATTTTAGCGGCAATTTCGGCTTCGAAATCGGCTGGAGCGGCATGAGCCTGCCCTTGAGCGGCCGTTTCGATGAAACCTTCCTTGCCGGCCTCGTCGGCTGGGCAAGCCGCCTACCGCGCCGCACGCTCAATGCCCTGACGACGGCGGTCAACATCCGGCGCGGTTATGCCGTGCTGTCGGTCGGTCAGATCAAATCCCTGCGATTGGGGGACGGCATCGTCATCGATGGGGGGGCACCGGAGACCGTGGTCGCGATCACGGGTGAACGTTACCTTGCAACCTGCATGCGCTCGGACAAAGGCGCGGTCCTCACCGAGCCGCTCCTGTCGACGCCAACCGGACCAATGAGGCATTTCATGACGAATGACACCGTCGATCAGGAATTGCAGGGCGAGCCGCGTCCGTCGCCTGTCGACAGCATCCCGATCAAGCTGGTCTTCGATGCCGGACGGCTGGAGTTGCCGCTGCGCACACTCGAGACGATCGGCGAGGGCTATGTGTTCAACCTCGACAGGCCATTGTCGGACGCCGTCGATATCATCGCCCAGGGCCGCATTATCGGACGGGGCGAAATCATTTCCGTGGATGGGTTGAGCGCCGTTCGCGTCACGGCGCTGCACGACTGATGGAACAGAGCTTTCCTCTTGCCCAGAGCCTCGCGGCAATGGCGGCGATCTCGATGCTGCCGGTCATTGCCGTGATCGCAACCTCCTTCACCAAGATTTCAGTCGTCCTGCTGATCGTGCGCAATGCGATCGGCATCCAGCAGACGCCGCCGAATCTCCTGGTCTTTGCGATTGCCATCGTGCTCTCGGCCTTCGTGATGAACCCGGTGCTGCAAAACAGCTGGCAATTGCTGCTCGCCCATAGCGGCGATTTCGGCACGGTCAGTGGCATGGCGGACGGCATGATCAAAGTGGCAGCGCCGCTGAAGGATTTCATGCTGAAATTTTCCGACGCCGAGGTGCGCGACTTTTTCGTGCAGGCGTCGCAGAAGATCTGGGCAAACGCGCCGGCAACCCCCATTGCCTCCGACGATATCACCGTGCTGACGCCAAGCTTCCTCGTTTCGGAACTGACGCGGGCCTTTGAAATCGGATTTCTGATTTATCTGCCCTTCCTGATGATCGACTTCGCCGTCTCCGCCATTCTGGTGGCGCTCGGCATGCAGATGATGTCCCCGACCGTGGTGTCGACACCGCTGAAGCTGCTGCTGTTCGTCTCGATCGACGGCTGGCGGCGATTGCTGGAAGGTCTGGTGCTGTCCTATGCGCAGTGAGCATCGCGCCTTGACGAAAGCCCCGGTTCGAGCGCCTGCCGCGCCCACGCGAAAGGCCTGCCACCATGGGTGAAGACCAGGTCGCAGCTGAAATCGGCATGTCCGTCATGGCGACCTTCGCCTTGGCCGGCCCCATTCTGGGCCTGGCCGCGCTTCTCGGGCTGATCATCGCCATTTTCCAGGCTGCAACGCAAATCCAGGAACAGACCATCGCGCAGATCGTCAAGATTTTCGTGATCTCCATCACCCTGCTGCTGTTCGGCCGGGTGCTGGCAACGCCGCTGATCGAACATTCCGTTCATATCCTGAACGACTTCCCGACCATGGTTCAGTGAGGCGGGGCGGATGGGGCCGGATCATCTTCCGCTCGTCGGCATCGAGGTCGCGGCACCGGCCGCAGCCATGCTCGGCGCCGCCCGCGCGCTCGGGATCCTGCTGATCTTCCCGATCTTCTCGCTGTTCAGCATCGTCGGCATTCTGCGTTTCGGCCTGGCAATCGGCCTTTCGGCGCCCTCCGTCGCCTTCGCCTATTCGGTGCTGGCTATCGGAGATACGTCCTGGTTCGATCTGGCCGCCCTTTCGATGAAGGAACTTTGCTTCGGGGCGCTCATCGGCATGGGGCTCGGCATTCCCTTCTGGGCGGCCCAGGCGGCGGGTGATATGACCGATGTCTATCGCGGGGCCAATGCCGCCAATCTCTTCGACCAGATCAACGCGCTGGAAACCGCGCCGCTCGGCTCGCTGATGATGTCGATCGCCCTGGTGATTTTCGTCAGCGCCGGCGGCATCATCGATCTGGTCGCGATTTTCTACAAGTCGTTCGAGTTCTGGCCGCTCTTCAAGCTCATGCCCGCCATGCCCGACGATCCGCTCGACATGATCCTCGGTGTATTCGGCCGGCTGTTCAAAGCGGCCGGATTGCTTGCCGCCCCGTTCATGATCGTCACCTGCGCGCTCGAATTGTCGCTGGCCTTCGTTGGCCGCTCGTCGAAACAATTCCCGCTGAACGATAGCCTGCCGGCCATCAAGAACTTCGCGGTCGTGGTCATTCTCGTCATCTACACGGCCTTTATCTCCAGCTATTTCCACGATCTCTGGATCGACGGATTCAACGAGGTGAAAGCCATGCTGGAGGTGACCCATGGCCAAAAATGACGATACCGAGGAAAAAACCCTGCCGCCGAGCCGGGTGAAGCTCGATCGGCTCCGCCGCGAGGGCCAGGTTCCCCGCTCGAAGGAAATCCCGGTTGCGATCTCCGTCCTTGCCATCGCCGTCTACGTCACCTGGGGCTTGCCTGATATCCTCGAGGATTTCACCCGCAGTTTCGATGCCGGCCTTCAGTCCGCCGCGCGAGCCGACGTCTCCGACGCCGTCACTGTCGGCTTGAGCGAAACCGGCGTGGCGCTGCTCGATCTCATCTGGCTGCCGCTTGCCATGGGTCTTGCCGCGACCATCCTGGTGTCGATCCTCGACGGGCAGGGGTTTCCCGTATCGTTCAAACATATGAGCTTCGATTTCACCCGGCTCAATCCGTTCGAGGGCATCAAGAGGCTTTTTTCGCTCGCGAGCATCGCCGAGTTCGTCAAGGGGCTCGTCAAGTTTGTCCTGCTCGCAACCGCCGGCGGCGGTGCGATCCTCTATTTCCTCAACAGCATCTTCTGGTCGCCTCTTTGCGGAGAAGCATGCACGCTCTCCACGACAGCCCATCTCCTCGGCTCGATCCTCGTCATTGCCGCCGGCATCATGGTGGCGGCGGCGTTTTTCGATATCCGCATTTCGCGCGCGTTGTTCAGGCACGAACACCGCATGACCAAGACCGAGGCGCGGCGCGAATACAAGGATACCCAGGGCGACCCGAAGCTGAAATCGGCGCGCCGGCAAATCGGCGCGGAAATGCGCAGCAGCCCGCCGCGCAGGCAAGGATCAGGCCGGCAATGAAAAGCGGGAGCCTAAGCCGCCCGCTTGATCTTCGCTTTGCGGTTCCGGTGGTCGGGCGTCTCAGACGCCCGATTGGTTGTCACCTACACGCGTCCAGTTCTTCACATCGTCCAGCGTGATATCGGAGAGGAACGTCACGCTGGCAAGTGAGCTGTCGGTGCGGAAGACGTTGCTGCCGTGGGAGAACGCCCCGCCATCGATGGTGACGTCGGCGTCGATCTGCTTGCCGCCGTTGGTGCGCACGAGCGTGGTAAAGCCGTCAGCGACGAAATCCTTCAGATAGAACCTCGTGTCGGCATTGATCTGGAAGATCTTGTCGGTCGCGCCCTTGGCGGAGCCACCGATAATAGTGATGTCGCCGGCGCTTTTTACCGTCAGCGCATCCTCGCCGACATTCTGCCAATTGACGTTTTCGAGCGTCGCGCCGTCATAGACGTGGATTCCGTCGGCGCCATTCTCGCCGAGATCGACATTCTTGAGCGTCGCGCCGTTCTTGAGAATGAACAGCGGCGATTGGGTTTCGGACTGGCCGCCATCGCCGAGCTTGGACGAGGCCGTATAGGTCGCGCCCTTGCCGTCGAACACGCCGCCATCCACGACGATCGGCTCGTTGACGACGATGACGCTGCCCTCTTTCGAGAGGTCGGGTTTTTCCGTCGTGGTCTGCAAAGTCGTGGCCTGTTTCTCGTCGGATGGATCCACCTTCTTGGAGTCGGATTGCCAGTTGATGTGCTTGCGCAGCAGATCCTTGGGGTCGGAATCCATGCCGTTTTCCGACGTTTCCCGCGAATTCGGCACATAGGAGGTCAGTGTCGGCGGGTTGCCGGAGAAATCTTCGAAGGGCGAGACCTTGCGGGTTCGGATGGTGGTGAAATCCGTGTCGGCCCTATTGCTGCCGCCAAGGCAATCGGACTCAAGGTCGAAACGGGAGGTTCTGTCGAAGTCTATGGGCCTTTGTCCATCTACGCCACACATTGCATTCATCCCCAGTTGGTCTCGTCTACTTCACTTGCTCTATCAGCCCGGCCTTTGTTTGGAGCCGGCAGCGTTCCGGATTTGCCCGATCTCTCCGATGGTTTCGATCGTTATATCC
It contains:
- the sctJ gene encoding type III secretion system inner membrane ring lipoprotein SctJ, whose amino-acid sequence is MNIMITSALARSPITSPARKVLPKAAMLAFCLFLAACSQDVLTGLDQRDALDAQVLLERAGISVTMRSEKGGTYAIAAESADHARAIELLAGAGLPRQSFGNVAELFPGNGFLVTPYEQKARMSYAIEQQLAETLSGLDGVATARVHVVLPEENGRGLIKEKARAAAVLQYRPGANLNEIDMKSRSVLVNSIRDLSYEDVSVVVSPWSEVGAPAAPPATAASAPAATVTPAPAAAPFSMVQSALSAFKAPNLAVIGAIILAIGACLLLLLPQRKER
- the sctL gene encoding type III secretion system stator protein SctL, yielding MSSGFARHDRIIPAENFGQIREAAQILAAARQDAAQSQATLAAASEQAAQYGYRDGFEQGVRDAAARLAASLGKAEQEIANLDSWVEAVVLKSVGLILGSMEADERTRRLVRHAISQTAEAQEIALHVAPEDAAMIAQAIADIDHRITIETDPLMSAGEIVLETSAGRSQIGLKDQLATVIEALVHG
- a CDS encoding FliI/YscN family ATPase, with product MADALLRMERTLEQTDVRRQSGRVTSVSGLLVRALIPSVRIGELCELHEPGRGRIGLADVVGIDGETALLSLHGETRGISQRTEIVPTGREPAISVGNFLLGAVVDAHGNVLRPSANPAGDDARFLQPLYGQPVNPLSRRPIRQPFTSGIAALDGLLTCGQGQRIGIFGAPGAGKSTLVSQIVANNKADVIVCALVGERGREVGEFVADNMPEGVASNVALVLATSDRPALERFKAVMTATAIAEYFREQGKHVLLVIDSVTRMARALREVGLAAGEPPVRRGFPPSVFAVLPQIFERAGNSANGTMTAFYTVLVEGEEQDDPIAEETRSLLDGHIVLSDKIARAGNFPAIDVLASRSRTMSAVVSESHRQAADRLRALLALYDEVELLIRVGEYRQGRDAAVDEAVAKHGLIQRFLFDGQGKPQPFGAIVEALEELVR
- a CDS encoding FliM/FliN family flagellar motor switch protein, yielding MNIAAPAWPDSSMAGSFFSRSGTTMRAAWQIPVREQTLSVRPLSPDIAATRIADPVGILCRVGEQDQMLIASAGALRLLAERLEPLLLWEKLSPHEKAAVVEHQFAEAFEAIENKIGIGLSLLEIGAQPEPDFSGNFGFEIGWSGMSLPLSGRFDETFLAGLVGWASRLPRRTLNALTTAVNIRRGYAVLSVGQIKSLRLGDGIVIDGGAPETVVAITGERYLATCMRSDKGAVLTEPLLSTPTGPMRHFMTNDTVDQELQGEPRPSPVDSIPIKLVFDAGRLELPLRTLETIGEGYVFNLDRPLSDAVDIIAQGRIIGRGEIISVDGLSAVRVTALHD
- the sctR gene encoding type III secretion system export apparatus subunit SctR, producing MEQSFPLAQSLAAMAAISMLPVIAVIATSFTKISVVLLIVRNAIGIQQTPPNLLVFAIAIVLSAFVMNPVLQNSWQLLLAHSGDFGTVSGMADGMIKVAAPLKDFMLKFSDAEVRDFFVQASQKIWANAPATPIASDDITVLTPSFLVSELTRAFEIGFLIYLPFLMIDFAVSAILVALGMQMMSPTVVSTPLKLLLFVSIDGWRRLLEGLVLSYAQ
- a CDS encoding flagellar biosynthetic protein FliQ — protein: MATFALAGPILGLAALLGLIIAIFQAATQIQEQTIAQIVKIFVISITLLLFGRVLATPLIEHSVHILNDFPTMVQ
- a CDS encoding EscT/YscT/HrcT family type III secretion system export apparatus protein, which produces MGPDHLPLVGIEVAAPAAAMLGAARALGILLIFPIFSLFSIVGILRFGLAIGLSAPSVAFAYSVLAIGDTSWFDLAALSMKELCFGALIGMGLGIPFWAAQAAGDMTDVYRGANAANLFDQINALETAPLGSLMMSIALVIFVSAGGIIDLVAIFYKSFEFWPLFKLMPAMPDDPLDMILGVFGRLFKAAGLLAAPFMIVTCALELSLAFVGRSSKQFPLNDSLPAIKNFAVVVILVIYTAFISSYFHDLWIDGFNEVKAMLEVTHGQK
- a CDS encoding EscU/YscU/HrcU family type III secretion system export apparatus switch protein, encoding MAKNDDTEEKTLPPSRVKLDRLRREGQVPRSKEIPVAISVLAIAVYVTWGLPDILEDFTRSFDAGLQSAARADVSDAVTVGLSETGVALLDLIWLPLAMGLAATILVSILDGQGFPVSFKHMSFDFTRLNPFEGIKRLFSLASIAEFVKGLVKFVLLATAGGGAILYFLNSIFWSPLCGEACTLSTTAHLLGSILVIAAGIMVAAAFFDIRISRALFRHEHRMTKTEARREYKDTQGDPKLKSARRQIGAEMRSSPPRRQGSGRQ
- a CDS encoding pectate lyase, translating into MCGVDGQRPIDFDRTSRFDLESDCLGGSNRADTDFTTIRTRKVSPFEDFSGNPPTLTSYVPNSRETSENGMDSDPKDLLRKHINWQSDSKKVDPSDEKQATTLQTTTEKPDLSKEGSVIVVNEPIVVDGGVFDGKGATYTASSKLGDGGQSETQSPLFILKNGATLKNVDLGENGADGIHVYDGATLENVNWQNVGEDALTVKSAGDITIIGGSAKGATDKIFQINADTRFYLKDFVADGFTTLVRTNGGKQIDADVTIDGGAFSHGSNVFRTDSSLASVTFLSDITLDDVKNWTRVGDNQSGV